One window of Eublepharis macularius isolate TG4126 chromosome 17, MPM_Emac_v1.0, whole genome shotgun sequence genomic DNA carries:
- the CLCN6 gene encoding H(+)/Cl(-) exchange transporter 6 produces the protein MAAGCGAGCCGGCCCCCCGERESRTPEELTILGETRDEDDEILPRKDYESLDYDRCINEPFLEVLESLDKRKVRRYEAVKWVVVFAIGVCTGLVGLFVDFFVRLFSQLKFRVVQSSVEECSEKGCLAVSLLELLGINLTFIFLASILVLIQPAAAGSGIPEIKCYLNGVKIPGIVRLRTLVCKALGVLFSVAGGLFVGKEGPMIHSGAVVGAGLPQFQSISLKKIRFNFPYFRSDRDKRDFVSAGAAAGVAAAFGAPIGGTLFSLEEGSSFWNQGLTWKVLFCSMAATFTLNFFRSGIQFGSWGSFQLPGLLNFGEFKCSESDKKCHLWTIVDLGFFILMGVVGGLLGATFNCINKRLAKYRMRNVHPKPKLVRVLESLLVCLTTTLVVFVASMVLGECRPMSSASHWDNASVGLQDSSDEVNSSIKTFFCPNDTYNDMATLFFNPQESAILQLFHQEGTFSPVTLSLFFLLYFLLSCWTYGISVPSGLFVPSLLCGAAFGRLVANLLKSYIGLDHIYSGTFALIGAAAFLGGVVRMTISLTVILIESTNEISYGLPIMVTLMVAKWTGDFFNKGIYDIHVDLRGVPLLEWETEAEMDKLRAGDIMEPNLMYVYPHTRIQSLVSILRTTVHHAFPVVTENRAYEREFMKWDQLISNNIKFKKSSILTRAGEQRKRSQSMKSYPSSELRNMCEDHIVTEEPPETEDMLQQMLERRYTPYPNLYPDQSPSEEWTMEERFRPLTFHGLILRSQLVTLLVRGVCYSESQSSASQPRLSYAEMAEDYPRYPDIHDLDLTLLNPRMIVDVTPYMNPSPFTVSPNTHVSQVFNLFRTMGLRHLPVVNAVGEIVGIITRHNLTHEYLQARLRQHYQTI, from the exons ATGGCGGCCGGGTGCGGGGCGGGGTGTtgcggcggctgctgctgctgctgctgcggggaGAGGGAGAGCCGCACCCCGGAGGAGCTG ACCATCCTTGGAGAAACTCGGGATGAAGATGACGAGATTCTCCCACGTAAGGACTACGAG AGCTTGGACTACGACCGCTGCATCAACGAACCCTTTTTGGAAGTGCTGGAAAGTCTAGATAAGCGG AAAGTCCGGCGATACGAAGCCGTGAAGTGGGTGGTGGTCTTTGCCATTGGCGTTTGCACAGGGCTG GTGGGCCTCTTTGTGGACTTCTTTGTCCGGCTCTTCTCCCAGCTCAAGTTCCGGGTGGTGCAGAGCT CGGTGGAGGAGTGCAGCGAGAAAGGCTGCCTGGCCGTATCCCTGCTGGAGCTGCTGGGAATTAACCTGACCTTCATCTTCCTGGCTAGCATCCTTGTCTTGATTCAG CCTGCCGCCGCTGGCTCCGGAATCCCAGAGATCAAATGCTACCTGAATGGGGTGAAGATACCAGGAATCGTCCGGCTCCGGACTCTGGTGTGCAAAGCTCTCGGCGTGCTCTTCAGCGTAGCTGGAG GTCTCTTCGTAGGCAAGGAAGGGCCCATGATCCACAGTGGCGCCGTGGTAGGGGCTGGCTTGCCTCAG tTTCAGAGCATCTCCTTAAAGAAGATCCGGTTTAACTTTCCCTATTTCCGAAGCGACAG GGACAAAAGGGACTTTGTGTCTGCAGGAGCCGCTGCCGGGGTGGCTGCAGCTTTCGGCGCCCCGATTGGGGGCACGCTGTTCAGCTTAGAAGAGGGCTCCTCCTTCTGGAACCAGGGGCTGACGTGGAAAGTG CTCTTCTGCTCCATGGCAGCCACCTTCACCCTGAACTTCTTCCGTTCCGGAATTCAGTTTGGAAGCTGGGGCTCCTTCCAGCTCCCGGGTTTGCTGAATTTTGGGGAGTTTAAG TGCTCTGAATCCGATAAGAAATGCCACCTGTGGACCATCGTGGACTTGGGCTTCTTTATCCTGATGGGGGTCGTGGGGGGCCTTTTGGGGGCCACCTTCAACTGCATCAACAAGAGGCTGGCAAAGTACCGCATGCGGAATGTGCACCCCAAGCCCAAGCTGGTCAG AGTCTTGGAGAGCCTCTTGGTGTGTCTAACGACCACCCTTGTGGTGTTTGTCGCTTCCATGGTTCTAGGGGAATGCCGCCCGATGTCTTCTGCCAGCCACTGGGACAACGCCTCTGTTGGCCTGCAG GACTCCTCTGATGAAGTGAATTCGAGCATCAAGACTTTTTTCTGTCCCAACGATACTTACAATGACATGGCAACGCTTTTCTTTAACCCGCAAGAGTCGGCCATCTTGCAGCTCTTTCACCAGGAAG GTACTTTCAGCCCAGTCACCCTTTCCCTGTTCTTCCTTCTCTATTTCTTACTCTCCTGCTGGACCTATGGGATTTCTGTGCCCAGCGGCCTCTTTGTGCCATCGCTGCTTTGCGGGGCCGCCTTTGGACGCCTGGTCGCCAACCTCCTCAAAAG CTACATCGGTTTGGACCACATCTACTCGGGGACCTTTGCGCTGATCGGAGCCGCGGCCTTCCTGGGCGGGGTGGTCCGCATGACCATCAGTCTCACCGTTATCTTGATCGAGTCCACGAATGAGATCAGCTACGGGCTCCCCATCATGGTAACTCTCATG GTAGCCAAGTGGACCGGGGACTTCTTTAACAAGGGCATCTATGACATCCATGTGGACTTGCGAGGGGTGCCCCTTCTGGAATGGGAAACtgaggcagaaatggacaa GCTGAGAGCCGGTGATATCATGGAGCCCAACCTGATGTATGTTTATCCACACACCCGGATCCAGTCCCTGGTGAGCATTCTGCGCACAACGGTCCATCACGCATTTCCCGTGGTCACAGAAAACAGGGCCTATGAGAGGGAGTTCATGAAGTGGGACCAGCTTATCAGCAACAACATCAAATTCAAG AAATCCAGCATCCTGACCAGGGCTGGGGAGCAGCGCAAACGCAGCCAGTCCATGAAATCCTACCCATCGAGCGAACTGCGCAACATGTGCGAGGACCACATCGTGACGGAAGAACCGCCAGAGACAGAAGACATGTTGCAGCAGATGCTGGAGCGAAG GTACACTCCCTATCCTAACCTTTACCCGGACCAATCGCCCAGTGAAGAGTGGACCATGGAAGAACGTTTCCGGCCTCTGACTTTCCACGGGCTGATCTTGCGCTCACAGCTGGTCACTTTGCTTGTGCGAGGCGTCTGTTACTCAGAGAGTCAGTCG AGTGCCAGCCAGCCTCGTCTCTCGTATGCGGAGATGGCCGAGGATTACCCTCGCTACCCCGACATTCATGACCTGGATCTCACACTACTGAATCCCAGGATGATTGTG GATGTGACCCCCTATATGAACCCGTCTCCATTCACCGTCTCGCCCAACACTCACGTCTCACAAGTCTTCAACCTCTTCAGGACGATGGGGCTCAGGCATTTGCCCGTCGTCAACGCCGTCGGGGAG